A section of the Enterobacter sp. C2 genome encodes:
- the mfd gene encoding transcription-repair coupling factor has translation MPEQYRYSLPAKAGDQRQLGELTGSACATEVAEIVERHAGPVVLIAPDMQNALRLHDEIRQFTDSMVMNLADWETLPYDSFSPHQEIISSRLSTLYQLPSMQRGVLIMPVNTLMQRVCPHSYLHGHALVMKKGQRLSRDALRAQLDTAGYRHVDQVMEHGEYATRGALLDLYPMGSTQPYRIDFFDDEIDSLRLFDPDTQRTLEEVEAINLLPAHEFPTDKAAIELFRSQWRDTFEVKRDAEHIYQQVSKGTLPAGIEYWQPLFFSEPLPPLFSYFPANTLVINTGDLDASTVRFQSETQARYENRGVDPMRPLLPPETLWLRSDELFAELKRWPRIQLKTEQLAEKAANTNLGYQTLPDLAVQAQQKAPLDSLRKFLESFTGPVVFSVESEGRREALGELLARIKVAPKRILRLDEATDSGRYLLIGAAERGFIDTLRNRALICESDLLGERVARRRQDNRRTINPDTLIRNLAELHPGQPVVHLEHGVGRYAGMTTLEAGGIKGEYLMLTYANDAKLYVPVSSLHLISRYAGGAEDSAPLHKLGSDAWTRARQKAAEKVRDVAAELLDVYAQRAAKTGFAFKHDKEQYQLFCDAFPFETTPDQAQAINAVLSDMCQPLAMDRLVCGDVGFGKTEVAMRAAFLAVENHKQVAVLVPTTLLAQQHYDNFRDRFANWPVRIELLSRFRSAKEQTQVLADAAEGKVDILIGTHKLLQNDLKWRDLGLLIVDEEHRFGVRHKERIKAMRADVDILTLTATPIPRTLNMAMSGMRDLSIIATPPARRLAVKTFVREFDSLVVREAMLREILRGGQVYYLYNDVENIQKAAQRLAELVPEARIAIGHGQMRERELERVMNDFHHQRFNVLVCTTIIETGIDIPTANTIIIERADHFGLAQLHQLRGRVGRSHHQAYAWLLTPPPKAMTTDAQKRLEAIASLEDLGAGFALATHDLEIRGAGELLGEDQSGSMETIGFSLYMELLENAVDALKAGREPSLEDLTSQQTEVELRMPALLPDDYIPDVNTRLSFYKRVASAKSSSELEEIKVELIDRFGLLPDPARTLLEVARLRQQAQKLGIRKLESNDKGGAIEFAEKNHVNPAWLIGLLQKQPQHFRLDGPTRLKFMQELGERKARMEWVSNFMKELAENAIA, from the coding sequence ATGCCTGAACAATACCGTTACTCCCTTCCCGCCAAGGCGGGCGACCAGCGCCAACTGGGTGAGCTTACAGGCAGCGCCTGTGCCACAGAAGTGGCAGAAATCGTTGAGCGTCATGCAGGCCCGGTGGTGCTCATCGCACCCGATATGCAAAACGCGCTGCGCCTGCATGATGAGATCCGCCAGTTTACCGACAGCATGGTCATGAACCTTGCCGACTGGGAGACGCTGCCTTACGACAGTTTCTCTCCGCACCAGGAGATCATCTCTTCCCGGCTCTCCACGCTCTATCAGCTGCCCTCTATGCAGCGCGGCGTGCTGATTATGCCGGTGAATACGCTGATGCAGCGCGTCTGCCCGCACAGCTATCTGCACGGTCATGCGCTGGTCATGAAAAAGGGCCAGCGCCTCTCGCGCGACGCCCTGCGTGCCCAGTTGGATACCGCAGGCTACCGCCACGTTGACCAGGTGATGGAGCACGGCGAATACGCCACCCGCGGCGCGCTGCTCGATCTCTACCCGATGGGCAGCACACAGCCCTACCGCATCGACTTCTTTGATGATGAAATCGATAGTCTGCGGCTGTTCGATCCCGACACCCAGCGCACGCTGGAAGAGGTGGAGGCGATTAACCTGCTGCCCGCCCACGAGTTTCCTACTGACAAGGCGGCTATCGAGCTGTTCCGCAGCCAGTGGCGCGATACCTTTGAGGTGAAGCGCGACGCCGAGCATATCTATCAGCAGGTGAGTAAAGGCACGCTGCCGGCGGGGATCGAATACTGGCAGCCGCTGTTTTTCAGCGAGCCGCTGCCCCCGCTGTTTAGCTATTTCCCGGCCAATACGCTGGTGATTAACACCGGCGATCTCGATGCCAGCACGGTGCGTTTCCAAAGCGAAACCCAGGCCCGCTACGAGAACCGCGGTGTCGACCCGATGCGTCCTCTGCTGCCGCCGGAGACGCTGTGGCTGCGCAGCGACGAGCTGTTTGCCGAGCTGAAGCGCTGGCCGCGCATTCAGCTGAAAACCGAACAGCTGGCGGAGAAAGCCGCTAATACCAATCTCGGCTACCAGACGCTGCCGGATCTGGCCGTACAGGCGCAGCAGAAAGCGCCGCTTGATAGCCTGCGTAAGTTTCTCGAATCGTTTACCGGCCCGGTGGTCTTCTCCGTTGAGAGCGAGGGCCGTCGTGAGGCGCTGGGAGAGCTGCTGGCGCGGATTAAAGTCGCACCGAAGCGGATCCTGCGCCTTGATGAAGCCACCGACAGCGGACGCTACCTGCTGATCGGCGCGGCCGAGCGCGGGTTTATTGATACCCTGCGCAACCGGGCGCTGATCTGCGAGAGCGATCTGCTGGGTGAGCGCGTCGCGCGCCGTCGTCAGGATAATCGCCGAACCATCAACCCGGATACGCTGATCCGCAACCTGGCGGAACTGCACCCTGGCCAGCCGGTGGTACACCTGGAGCACGGCGTCGGGCGCTATGCGGGCATGACCACGCTGGAGGCGGGCGGCATTAAAGGGGAATACCTGATGCTGACTTACGCCAACGATGCCAAACTCTACGTCCCGGTCTCGTCCCTGCACCTGATCAGCCGCTATGCGGGCGGCGCGGAGGATAGTGCGCCGCTGCACAAGCTCGGCAGCGATGCCTGGACGCGGGCGCGGCAGAAAGCGGCGGAAAAAGTGCGCGACGTGGCCGCCGAGCTGCTGGACGTCTACGCCCAACGCGCGGCCAAGACCGGCTTTGCCTTTAAACATGATAAAGAGCAGTACCAGCTCTTCTGCGATGCGTTCCCGTTTGAAACCACGCCGGATCAGGCTCAGGCGATCAACGCCGTGCTGAGCGATATGTGCCAGCCGCTGGCGATGGACCGTCTGGTGTGCGGCGACGTGGGCTTCGGTAAGACCGAGGTCGCCATGCGCGCCGCCTTCCTTGCGGTAGAGAACCACAAGCAGGTTGCGGTTCTGGTGCCTACGACCCTGCTGGCCCAGCAGCACTACGATAACTTCCGCGACCGCTTCGCCAACTGGCCGGTACGCATCGAGCTGCTGTCGCGCTTCCGTAGCGCTAAAGAGCAGACGCAGGTGCTGGCCGATGCCGCAGAGGGCAAGGTCGATATTCTGATCGGCACCCACAAGCTGCTGCAAAACGATCTGAAGTGGCGCGATCTCGGCCTGCTGATCGTTGATGAAGAGCACCGCTTCGGGGTACGCCACAAGGAGCGCATCAAAGCGATGCGTGCCGACGTCGATATCCTGACCCTCACCGCCACGCCGATCCCGCGTACCCTGAATATGGCCATGAGCGGCATGCGCGATCTGTCGATCATTGCCACGCCGCCCGCGCGTCGTCTGGCAGTGAAAACTTTCGTGCGCGAGTTCGATAGCCTGGTGGTGCGTGAGGCAATGCTGCGTGAGATCCTGCGCGGCGGTCAGGTTTACTACCTCTATAACGACGTTGAGAACATCCAGAAGGCGGCCCAACGGCTGGCAGAGCTGGTGCCGGAGGCGCGGATCGCCATCGGCCACGGCCAGATGCGCGAGCGCGAGCTGGAGCGGGTGATGAATGATTTCCATCATCAGCGTTTTAACGTGCTGGTCTGCACCACCATTATCGAAACCGGGATCGATATTCCTACCGCTAACACCATCATCATCGAGCGGGCGGATCACTTCGGTCTCGCACAGCTGCACCAGCTGCGCGGTCGCGTTGGGCGCTCACATCACCAGGCCTATGCCTGGCTGCTGACGCCGCCCCCGAAGGCAATGACCACCGACGCGCAGAAGCGTCTGGAAGCGATCGCCTCGCTGGAAGATCTGGGCGCGGGCTTTGCGCTGGCTACCCACGATCTGGAGATCCGCGGCGCGGGTGAGCTGCTCGGGGAAGATCAGAGCGGCTCTATGGAGACCATTGGTTTCTCGCTCTATATGGAGCTGCTGGAGAACGCCGTTGACGCGCTGAAGGCGGGCCGCGAGCCGTCGCTGGAGGATCTGACCAGCCAGCAGACCGAGGTTGAGTTACGCATGCCCGCCCTGCTGCCGGATGATTACATCCCGGACGTCAACACGCGCCTGTCGTTCTACAAGCGCGTCGCCAGCGCCAAAAGCAGCAGCGAGCTGGAAGAGATCAAGGTCGAGCTGATCGATCGTTTTGGTCTGCTGCCCGATCCAGCCCGCACCCTGCTTGAGGTGGCTCGACTGCGTCAGCAGGCGCAGAAGCTGGGGATCCGCAAGCTGGAGAGCAACGATAAAGGCGGCGCGATTGAGTTTGCCGAGAAGAACCATGTCAATCCGGCATGGCTGATCGGCCTGCTGCAGAAGCAGCCGCAACACTTCCGTCTCGATGGCCCTACCCGGCTGAAGTTTATGCAGGAGCTGGGTGAGCGCAAAGCCCGCATGGAGTGGGTAAGTAACTTTATGAAGGAGCTGGCAGAGAACGCCATCGCCTGA
- a CDS encoding TetR/AcrR family transcriptional regulator, whose amino-acid sequence MTTDVSSCTKKSRGRPKVFDREAALDKAMTLFWQHGYEATSLSDLVEATGAKAPTLYAEFTNKEGLFRAVLDRYISQFATKYQAELFCDEKRVEQALLDYFTSVATCFTSKETPSGCFLISTSAALAASSNEIAQTLKSRHALQEAALLRFLEERQQCGEIPATASPQTIAQFLNCVIQGMSVSAREGASQEKLLQITRTTLALWPELIKS is encoded by the coding sequence ATGACCACTGACGTCAGCAGTTGCACAAAAAAAAGCCGTGGCCGACCAAAAGTTTTCGACAGGGAAGCGGCGCTCGACAAAGCCATGACCCTTTTCTGGCAGCATGGCTATGAGGCCACGTCGCTGTCCGATCTGGTCGAAGCCACCGGTGCGAAAGCCCCGACGCTCTATGCCGAGTTTACCAACAAAGAGGGGCTGTTCCGCGCCGTGCTCGATCGCTATATTTCGCAGTTTGCGACCAAGTACCAGGCGGAGCTGTTTTGCGATGAGAAGCGCGTTGAGCAGGCGCTGCTGGATTACTTTACTTCTGTCGCGACCTGCTTCACCAGCAAAGAGACGCCTTCCGGCTGCTTCTTAATTAGCACCTCAGCGGCGCTGGCGGCCTCGTCAAATGAGATTGCCCAGACGTTGAAGTCTCGTCACGCTTTGCAGGAAGCGGCACTGCTGCGCTTCCTTGAGGAGCGCCAGCAGTGCGGCGAGATCCCTGCGACAGCCTCGCCGCAGACGATAGCCCAGTTTCTGAACTGCGTGATCCAGGGTATGTCGGTCAGCGCGCGTGAAGGCGCATCGCAAGAGAAGCTGCTGCAAATTACCCGCACCACCCTCGCCCTGTGGCCAGAACTCATCAAATCGTAG
- a CDS encoding acyltransferase family protein, translating into MKQKALWINQIKGLCISLVVIYHSVITFYPHLEGLQHPLSGLLAKCWLYMNLYLAPFRMPVFFFISGYLIRRYITEAEWKNCIDKRLWSIFYVLALWGVLQWQGIGFLNRWLAPERDLSQSANAAYADSLSEFLHGMLTASTSLWYLYALLIYFVVCKFLSRWKRPALALMLVASVAINFLPLPWWGMNSVVRNIIYYALGAWYGVTIMTWLQSIPLRRQILPLVPALLVAVALWFCNVPVLLSLLSAWLIMSLFWRLEQRFTPGEDRLLNVIGSNTIAIYTTHRILIEGSSLALLPLFRQGVLSPTLELGLLLIYPLLSLLVCTLVGLGIRRLSVRLFGDLFFSPPEKLRLAPTTR; encoded by the coding sequence ATGAAGCAAAAAGCATTGTGGATTAACCAGATCAAAGGGTTATGCATCAGTCTGGTGGTGATCTACCACTCGGTGATCACCTTCTACCCGCATCTTGAGGGGCTGCAGCATCCCCTCTCCGGCCTGCTCGCCAAATGCTGGCTGTATATGAATCTCTACCTCGCCCCGTTCCGCATGCCGGTCTTTTTCTTCATCTCCGGCTACCTGATTCGGCGCTATATCACCGAGGCCGAATGGAAAAACTGTATTGATAAGCGGCTGTGGTCAATCTTCTACGTGCTGGCCCTGTGGGGCGTTTTACAGTGGCAGGGGATCGGCTTTCTCAACCGCTGGCTGGCTCCCGAGCGCGATCTTAGCCAGTCGGCCAATGCGGCCTACGCCGACTCGCTGAGTGAGTTTCTCCACGGAATGCTGACCGCCAGCACCAGCCTGTGGTACCTCTACGCCCTGCTGATCTACTTCGTGGTTTGCAAATTCCTGAGCCGCTGGAAACGCCCCGCGCTGGCGCTGATGCTGGTAGCGTCGGTGGCCATTAACTTCCTGCCGCTGCCGTGGTGGGGAATGAACAGCGTGGTGCGCAACATCATCTACTATGCCCTGGGGGCCTGGTACGGCGTGACCATTATGACCTGGCTGCAGAGCATTCCTCTGCGCCGCCAAATTTTACCTCTGGTGCCTGCCCTGCTGGTGGCGGTAGCGCTCTGGTTTTGCAACGTGCCGGTACTGCTCTCTCTGCTGTCAGCCTGGCTGATCATGTCCCTGTTCTGGCGGCTGGAGCAGCGCTTTACCCCCGGTGAGGATCGGCTCCTGAATGTGATTGGCTCCAACACCATTGCCATTTACACCACCCACCGCATCCTGATCGAAGGCAGCAGCCTCGCCCTGCTGCCGCTGTTTCGCCAGGGCGTGCTCTCGCCGACGCTGGAGCTGGGCCTGCTGCTGATTTACCCTCTGCTGAGCCTGCTGGTGTGCACCCTGGTTGGGCTGGGTATCCGCCGTCTCTCCGTGCGCCTGTTTGGCGACCTCTTTTTTTCACCGCCGGAGAAACTGCGTCTGGCTCCCACCACGCGCTAG
- the lolC gene encoding lipoprotein-releasing ABC transporter permease subunit LolC, with translation MYQPVALFIGLRYMRGRAADRFGRFVSWLSTIGITLGVMALVTVLSVMNGFERELQNNILGLMPQAVLSSANGSLNPQQLPASAAKLQGVSRVAPLTTGDVVLQSARSVSVGVMLGIDPAQKDPLTPYLVNVKQTDLQPGKYNVILGEQLAGQLGVNRGDQLRVMVPSASQFTPMGRLPSQRLFNVIGTFAANSEVDGYQMLVNIQDASRLMRYPAGNITGWRLWLNEPLKVDELSQQTLPDGTKWQDWRDRKGELFQAVRMEKNMMGLLLSLIVAVAAFNIITSLGLMVMEKQGEVAILQTQGLTPRQIMAVFMVQGASAGIIGALLGAVLGALLASQLNNLMPIIGALLDGAALPVAIEPLQVVIIALVAMAIALLSTLYPSWRAAATQPAEALRYE, from the coding sequence ATGTACCAACCTGTCGCACTATTCATAGGCCTGCGTTATATGCGTGGGCGCGCAGCGGACCGATTCGGTCGCTTTGTCTCCTGGCTCTCGACCATTGGTATTACGCTTGGCGTGATGGCGCTGGTAACCGTGCTGTCGGTGATGAACGGCTTCGAGCGCGAGCTGCAAAACAACATCCTGGGGCTGATGCCGCAGGCGGTTCTCTCCTCGGCCAACGGCTCGCTGAACCCGCAGCAGCTCCCAGCCAGCGCCGCAAAGCTGCAGGGCGTTAGCCGCGTTGCGCCGTTGACCACTGGCGACGTGGTGTTACAGAGCGCGCGTAGCGTCTCGGTGGGGGTGATGCTCGGCATCGATCCCGCCCAAAAGGATCCGCTCACGCCGTACCTCGTTAACGTCAAGCAAACCGATCTGCAGCCGGGCAAATATAACGTGATCCTTGGCGAGCAGCTGGCCGGGCAGTTGGGCGTTAATCGCGGCGACCAGCTGCGAGTGATGGTGCCCTCCGCCAGCCAGTTTACGCCGATGGGCCGCCTGCCAAGCCAGCGCCTCTTTAACGTGATCGGCACCTTTGCTGCCAACAGCGAAGTCGATGGCTACCAGATGCTGGTGAACATTCAGGACGCATCGCGCCTGATGCGCTACCCGGCGGGCAATATTACCGGCTGGCGGCTGTGGCTCAACGAACCTCTGAAGGTAGACGAGCTGAGCCAGCAGACGCTGCCGGACGGCACTAAGTGGCAGGACTGGCGCGATCGCAAAGGGGAACTGTTCCAGGCCGTGCGCATGGAGAAAAACATGATGGGCCTGCTGCTGAGCCTGATCGTCGCCGTGGCCGCCTTCAACATCATCACCTCGCTGGGGCTGATGGTGATGGAGAAGCAGGGCGAAGTGGCGATCCTGCAAACCCAGGGGCTGACCCCGCGCCAGATCATGGCGGTCTTTATGGTGCAGGGGGCCAGTGCGGGGATTATCGGCGCGCTGCTCGGTGCCGTACTGGGGGCTCTCCTTGCCAGCCAGCTTAACAATCTGATGCCGATCATTGGCGCGCTGCTGGACGGCGCGGCGCTGCCGGTGGCTATTGAGCCACTCCAGGTGGTGATTATCGCGCTGGTGGCGATGGCCATTGCGCTGCTCTCTACGCTCTATCCCTCATGGCGCGCCGCCGCCACCCAACCCGCTGAGGCTTTACGTTATGAATAA
- the lolD gene encoding lipoprotein-releasing ABC transporter ATP-binding protein LolD → MNKILLQCDNLCKRYQEGNVQTDVLHDVSFSVNEGETVAIVGSSGSGKSTLLHLLGGLDTPTSGDVIFGDRHLSQLSSTAKAELRNRELGFIYQFHHLLPDFTAQENVAMPLLIGKHKPAEITQRARDMLQAVGLLHRANHRPSELSGGERQRVAIARALVNNPRLVLADEPTGNLDARNADAIFALLGELNASQGTAFLVVTHDLQLAKRMSRQMEMRDGHLSAEMTLMGAQ, encoded by the coding sequence ATGAATAAGATCCTGTTGCAATGCGACAACCTGTGCAAACGCTATCAGGAAGGGAACGTGCAGACCGACGTGCTGCACGATGTCAGCTTTAGCGTGAACGAAGGCGAAACCGTGGCGATTGTCGGCAGCTCCGGCTCCGGTAAAAGTACGCTGCTGCACCTGCTGGGGGGGCTGGATACGCCTACCTCCGGCGACGTGATTTTTGGCGATCGTCATCTAAGTCAGCTCTCCTCGACGGCGAAAGCCGAGCTGCGCAACCGCGAGCTGGGCTTTATCTACCAGTTCCACCACCTGCTGCCGGACTTTACCGCCCAGGAGAACGTCGCCATGCCGCTGCTGATTGGCAAGCATAAACCGGCGGAAATTACCCAGCGTGCGCGGGATATGCTCCAGGCGGTAGGGCTGCTGCACCGGGCGAACCACCGTCCATCCGAGCTTTCCGGCGGCGAGCGCCAGCGCGTGGCCATTGCCCGGGCGCTGGTGAACAATCCACGCCTGGTGCTGGCGGATGAACCCACCGGTAACCTCGACGCACGCAACGCCGACGCCATCTTTGCCCTGCTCGGCGAGCTAAACGCGTCGCAGGGCACGGCGTTTCTGGTGGTCACCCACGATCTGCAGCTGGCAAAACGCATGAGCCGCCAGATGGAGATGCGCGACGGCCACCTGAGCGCGGAGATGACGCTGATGGGGGCGCAGTAA